A stretch of DNA from Orcinus orca chromosome 3, mOrcOrc1.1, whole genome shotgun sequence:
GTTTGGCTTTTAGTCACTATACTGCACCACGTTTATGCTGGAAAATCTTTAAATAGGTTTCTGTAGCTAGCTTAATTACAGAGATAGCCTAACACTACCCTCCtccaaaaaaaatcaagatatattgttttgaattttgccaaaaaccACCTGGCAAACAGATATTATTCACCCTTGAGGATAACATCTTAGATAAGTAAGGCAACATAAAAATAACCACAAAGATAAGTTCAACTAATAATGCTCAGCAATATTGATGTGGGACGTATAGCTTTAATATTGGGGAGGGATATTTGCCCACATGTTAGTTAAATGAGAAttgaaatattttgtgaaaatagCCATGACCACACTTAAAGTAAATTCTTCAGGAAaatgatcataaaaataaaatacactggaGTAGATTTATTTTGCCATCCAAGAAGTTAAAACATTGATTTCAGGGAAGCATAACTTCTAGAAAGTCACAAAGGATGAGAATCTAGCTCTTTGATAGTTTTATAAAACTTCCCCACTAAAACATTTCAAATGAATGTATTGTCCtggtatatttgttttaaaaatgaaaagcaattaaaaacattaaattggTGAGGCAAGGTAGATATTTACCAACAAGAAATCTAAATGCAGGTTCTGCTTCAGGTCCTAGAATCTTAATCTTGTGGAAGATGGGGAACGTTACTCCGAAGTTATTTCTTGCAAAAGATACTACTTCCTTGCTTGGGCGGGGCTCCGATTCTCCAAACTGATTGCATGGAAAAGCCAAGACGCTGAAGTGGAATGGTCCAAACTCTTTGTGCAGTTCCTGCAGTGCTAAGTAATTTCTGTCTGTGAGTTGGCAGTCACTAGCCACGTTTACAACTAGTGCAACCTcccggaaaaagaaaaaaatccaaccagAAAGTGAagcaaataaaagattaaaaaaaaaatttgcaagtaGTTAAAATCCTAAACCATTTTGGAGGAATACAACCTTTGATAGATGGTTATCTCATATTTTTAGATATACCCAATTCTGCTGAAAATCATAACATGGATGCATAAGTTAAAACTCTGAAAAATCACGACCATTGAAAAAGCCCTATGTACTCaactaaagttttttttaaaaaaataaaagataaaatatgattATTGATAGAGTACTTTTTAATGTTGTTAGATTATGGAATTAATACTTTCATATTCACATTATATGGAATACTCCATATTCACATTACTAACTCTAAGAATTTCCTAAGCAACTTAAAGTATTGATCCATCACTTAAAGCAAACAGTTAACATAATCAGTTATCAGTTAGAAGTATATAAACTGAGAGCTCTGATGGCTAAAGTGATATACTAATAACATTACATTGAAGACTAAATTATAATATGACCGTTTAACAGTGAAAAATGGACTATTAAGAGAATAAGCAGAGAACACggacaaacaacagaaataaaaatcagaagataCAACTTACTTTGCCTTTAAACTTTTCCAGAGAAACCGTTCTTCCATTTGCATCTTTCACTTCAAATGTATAAAAGCTGTTGATTTTAGGTTTTAGGAATTTTAGTTGTAGAAGAAATAACATTACTGTACATAGAACCATAGACAGCAAAACTGCAAATACCTTTGCTTTGGACCCTGAACATCTCAGAGGGTAGGCTGTGAGAGGCTCCATTTTGGATGATTCTAGAGGGAAGTCTCAGCAGGCTGGAATTCAAGGAGGAGCTGAAACTTGAAACCAGCCTAGTGTAACGGAAAGTCAGGAAGGACAGACTAGCTCCTCTCACTGCTGAGGAATAGAAAGACCTTTCTCAGATTGGGAATGGAGTGAAACTCCTGAATGAAGTAAAAAGCTCTAAAGAATATCAATGTATATATGATGTCAGTTGCAATTTTTGCTTGAAAAATCAGGACATTTTTTGGTAGCTCTTTAATATCGGcccaacaaagaaaatatttcaccaGAAGATGGTGCCCTTGTAACTTGAAAGCTGTGAGGTGCTCCCAGCAATTGACTGGATGTAGGGAATTGGGTGTATAATACCCAGGAATAGTTCAGAGTGTCAATTAAATTGGTCTATTAGTATGACACTTGATCTATAGGAATTtaatattatatgtgtatatataatgcaTATGGCTTAAGCATGCTATATGAGTTCAAGGAATTTATAGTGGAAAGGGCAGTGAAATTTCTGAAAAGGCTACTCACTATGACTTCATCTAGCTAAGGCAATGCCAGgtgaatatagtaaaaataaatagattaaaaacaatGATGGCTCTAAAAAAAACCCTCCTCTACCATAAAGCAAGCTATAGTTCagtgatttttcaaatttttgattATGATGCATAGTAAGAAATGCACTTTACAATATAGCTCAGTACATAGACAGGTGTAACTGAGACATTTCATTAAATGATACTTCCCCTTTGAACTGCATTGCACCCTGGTctactgcatttttaaaacagcCTGGTTCTGAACCATGAAAATGATTTCAAGGTTCACCAATGGGCTGCAAACTGTAGATAGAAAAATACTGAACTGTATAATAAAGCAGGactttaataattaaataagatatttcTACACTAAAGGCAAAAACACTCCATCCCCCATCCTACTTGGGTGCATCACCTAGTTgcttattatcttcatttttttctgtggcTGTCACTTTCTACAGGAGGCCTAACTTTGTTGAAAACTTTAGGGGCAGATATGGAAAGGGAATTGAGGGCTGCATATCCTGAAATCCATGGTTCCTTTAGCCACCTTAGAAAATGCCCTGTTTAGAGCAcaaagcaagttttttttttaacatctttattagagtataattgctttacaatgacgtgttagtttctgctttataacaaagtgaaccagctatacgtatacatatatcaccatatctcctctgcggcatgtgggatcttcctggactggggcacgaacctgtgtcccctgcatcggcaggcggactctcaaccactgtgccaccagggaagcccctcattgtagttttgatttgcagttctctaattattagtgatgttgagcatctttacatgtgtttgttggcaatctgtatatcttttctggagaaaagtctatttaggtcttctgcccatttttgaattgggttgtttttttgatattgagctgcatgagctgcttgtatattctggagattactcctttgtcagttgcttcatttgcaaatattttctcccattctgagggttgtcttttcgtctcgtttatggtttcctttgctgtgcaaaagctttaaagtttcattaggtcccatttgcttatttttgtttccatttctctaggaggtgggtcagaaatgatcttgctgtgatttatgtcatggagtgctctgcctatgttttcctctaagagtttgatagtgtctggccttacatttaggtctttaatcaattttgagtttatttttgtgtatggtgttagagagtgttctaatttcactcttttacatgtagctgtccagttttcccagcaccacttattgaagaggctctctgttctccattgtatattcttgcctcctttatcaaatataaggtgaccatatgtgtgtgagtttatctctgggctttctatcctgttccattgatctatatttctgtttttgtgccagtaccatactgtcttgattactgtagctttgtagtatagtctgaagtccaggcgcctgattcctccagctccatttttctttctcaagattgctttggctattcagggtcttttgtgtttccatacaaattgtgaaattttttgttctaggacACATAGCAGGTTTTGAATGAAGGTACTTTGTCCACTAGGGCCTGACTGTTGGTGTTGTGGTAAGTTTCCAGAAAGTGCTAGAAAAGTGCACAGAATGATCTGAGAAGCTGTGAGAGTCCCTTCCCATCATCGTTAGGTATTTGGAGCTTTAGAGGACATGCTAAGGAGGCTATCAGCCCTGCTCTGGTCCCTGCTCCTGGGGTATGTATTTGGAGGTAGCTGAGCAAAGCCCACGGCTTAAGCACATAAACCTGTCAGAGAACATAAACCACTTCACTCCCACTCTTGGGACCTGAtaagaatggatacaaaagaaaACTATTCTCTTGTAAATATAATTTCTAGTAAAAACTAGAAATACAAATACTAATACAAAATGTATTATATCACTTCTTAACTGTGATAACTTTACTTTGGTGCTCTCTAGCTGAGTTGTTGAAAGAGACAAAGTGCCTGTGTTTATATTACCT
This window harbors:
- the GPX8 gene encoding probable glutathione peroxidase 8 isoform X1, translating into MEPLTAYPLRCSGSKAKVFAVLLSMVLCTVMLFLLQLKFLKPKINSFYTFEVKDANGRTVSLEKFKGKVALVVNVASDCQLTDRNYLALQELHKEFGPFHFSVLAFPCNQFGESEPRPSKEVVSFARNNFGVTFPIFHKIKILGPEAEPAFRFLVDSSNKEPRWNFWKYLVNPEGQVVKSWRPEEPIEIIRPEIAALIRQMIIKKKEDL
- the GPX8 gene encoding probable glutathione peroxidase 8 isoform X2, which translates into the protein MEPLTAYPLRCSGSKAKVFAVLLSMVLCTVMLFLLQLKFLKPKINSFYTFEVKDANGRTVSLEKFKGKIRQTRNQDGISGSIWSTLKVKL